A window of Jannaschia sp. M317 contains these coding sequences:
- a CDS encoding SDR family oxidoreductase, producing MTIQPKLALITGASRGLGAALAETLAARGTHVVCVARTQGALEELDDRIQAAGGQATLAPMDITDAGAMQHLCRGIHDRWGALPLWLHTAVHTPPQAPAQMVNEKDMAKSLATNVTALSRLIPYVAPLLQAAGGGTAVFFDDDRPLKFAAAYMATKAAQRAMVTAWQAESTTDRAPTVHLLTPRPMATAVRARFHPGEDRTGLASSKSEAARLLGLIGLG from the coding sequence ATGACGATACAGCCCAAACTCGCCCTGATTACCGGCGCCTCGCGCGGGCTTGGCGCGGCGCTTGCCGAAACGCTGGCCGCGCGCGGCACGCATGTGGTCTGCGTTGCCCGCACCCAAGGCGCGCTGGAAGAGCTGGACGACCGTATCCAGGCCGCCGGGGGCCAAGCCACCCTGGCTCCGATGGACATCACCGACGCGGGCGCGATGCAGCACCTTTGCCGGGGAATCCATGATCGGTGGGGCGCACTGCCGCTGTGGCTGCACACGGCGGTTCATACCCCCCCGCAGGCCCCCGCGCAGATGGTGAACGAAAAGGACATGGCCAAGTCCCTGGCTACCAACGTCACCGCATTGTCGCGCCTGATCCCTTACGTCGCCCCCTTGCTGCAGGCTGCGGGCGGCGGCACGGCTGTGTTTTTCGACGATGACCGCCCGCTGAAATTCGCCGCCGCCTATATGGCGACCAAGGCCGCGCAACGCGCGATGGTTACCGCCTGGCAGGCCGAATCGACCACCGACCGGGCCCCGACCGTTCACCTGCTGACCCCTCGGCCCATGGCCACCGCCGTGCGCGCCCGGTTCCACCCAGGCGAAGACCGCACGGGCCTGGCATCCAGCAAATCCGAGGCCGCACGCCTGCTGGGCTTGATCGGCCTCGGGTAA
- a CDS encoding HAMP domain-containing sensor histidine kinase, producing the protein MSLNRLRALTRLSAFRLTLSLLCVFAAITALAWAGTYWLVRGEMNRMTDARLSAQAGLVSEALRTGAPLPVAGFGQSVAILSEGARDVPRDLLSRPDGTYVLDERGPERRYLLRSLPDGDRIVVSEVVARQDELLETLTGGLKVTLIGMLVVGLLAGVWLARRGQRRLDLIRAGLAQVAQGRLDTRIDLPGPQDDLSQLADRINATTDRLAQVMAQMRVQTSNIAHDLRTPLARLRAGLETGLIDLTERDQPVDAQMLGTALEQIDRIVGTFNALLRLARIESGAGRAAFDTVDLGALLDQISETFAPVVEDAGQHLRIESADPACIRGDRDLLVQLVANLIQNALRHGTDGQEIALRVRGAEVSVTDQGPGIPQADRARVLLPLFQLESARQGDGFGLGLSMVAAISALHDAELSLSDGPDGRGLQASIRFANLAEL; encoded by the coding sequence ATGTCTTTGAACCGACTTAGGGCGCTGACCCGACTGTCGGCGTTTCGCCTGACTCTCAGCTTGCTGTGCGTCTTTGCCGCCATAACCGCACTGGCCTGGGCCGGGACCTATTGGTTGGTTCGCGGCGAAATGAACCGCATGACCGATGCGCGGCTTTCGGCACAGGCGGGTCTGGTCAGCGAGGCATTGCGCACCGGGGCCCCCCTGCCGGTCGCAGGTTTTGGTCAAAGCGTCGCGATCCTTTCGGAAGGGGCACGCGATGTTCCGCGTGATCTGCTGTCGCGGCCGGACGGGACATATGTTCTGGACGAACGCGGGCCAGAAAGACGCTATCTGCTGCGCAGCCTGCCTGACGGGGATCGAATCGTCGTCTCAGAGGTGGTGGCGCGTCAGGACGAGCTGTTGGAGACGCTGACCGGCGGTCTGAAGGTCACCCTGATCGGGATGCTGGTTGTGGGTCTTCTGGCCGGGGTCTGGCTGGCCCGGCGCGGTCAACGACGGTTGGATCTGATCCGCGCGGGCCTGGCCCAGGTGGCACAGGGGCGGCTGGACACGCGGATTGATCTGCCGGGTCCGCAGGATGATCTCAGCCAATTGGCGGACCGGATCAACGCGACCACGGACCGGCTGGCGCAGGTGATGGCGCAGATGCGCGTCCAGACATCCAACATCGCCCACGACCTGCGCACGCCTCTGGCGCGATTGCGGGCGGGGTTGGAAACCGGTCTGATCGACCTGACGGAACGAGATCAGCCCGTGGATGCGCAGATGCTGGGGACGGCGCTGGAACAGATCGACCGCATCGTCGGCACCTTCAACGCATTGCTGCGCCTGGCACGTATCGAGAGCGGGGCGGGGCGCGCGGCCTTCGACACGGTCGATCTGGGCGCGCTGCTGGATCAGATTTCCGAGACGTTTGCGCCGGTCGTCGAGGATGCGGGTCAGCATCTTCGCATCGAAAGTGCCGATCCCGCCTGCATCCGTGGCGACCGGGATCTGCTGGTGCAGTTAGTGGCCAACCTGATCCAGAACGCCTTGCGGCATGGCACGGACGGGCAAGAAATCGCCTTGCGCGTGCGCGGGGCAGAGGTTTCCGTGACGGATCAGGGGCCGGGCATTCCACAGGCGGACCGGGCGCGCGTCCTGCTGCCGTTGTTTCAACTGGAATCTGCGCGACAGGGCGACGGGTTCGGGCTGGGCCTGTCGATGGTGGCCGCGATCAGTGCCCTGCACGACGCTGAACTGAGCCTGTCGGATGGTCCAGACGGGCGCGGCCTGCAGGCATCGATCCGGTTCGCGAACCTTGCAGAATTGTAA
- a CDS encoding response regulator transcription factor — MRLLVLEDDATLGPWIEKGLSEAGHVVDLFTDGKDALIGAMAQEYDVLVLDRMVPGLDGLAVLKALRQARITAPAIFLTALGEVEDRVEGLRAGGDDYLVKPFAFSELSARIDVLTRRRDGAGEQSSELVAGDIRIDLHRRSCQRQGQVVDLNPKEFLLLEVFMRAKGRVQTRTMLLERVWDMNFDPTTSVVETHISRLRAKIEKPFGDTLIRTIRGAGYVFEPT; from the coding sequence ATGCGCCTTCTCGTTCTTGAAGACGACGCGACGCTCGGCCCCTGGATCGAAAAGGGGCTGAGCGAGGCGGGCCATGTCGTCGACCTGTTCACCGACGGCAAGGACGCGTTGATCGGTGCCATGGCCCAGGAATACGACGTTCTGGTTCTCGATCGGATGGTGCCTGGCCTGGACGGTCTGGCGGTCCTGAAAGCCTTGCGTCAGGCCCGCATCACCGCGCCCGCAATCTTTCTCACCGCCCTGGGCGAGGTGGAAGACCGTGTCGAGGGGCTGCGGGCCGGGGGCGACGACTATCTGGTCAAACCCTTTGCCTTCAGCGAGTTGAGCGCGCGCATCGACGTGCTGACCCGTCGCCGGGATGGTGCCGGGGAGCAGAGCTCCGAACTGGTGGCGGGTGACATTCGGATCGACCTGCACAGACGCAGTTGCCAGCGTCAGGGGCAGGTCGTCGATCTCAACCCCAAGGAATTCCTTCTGTTGGAGGTGTTCATGCGCGCCAAGGGGCGGGTCCAAACCCGGACCATGTTGCTGGAGCGGGTCTGGGACATGAATTTCGACCCGACCACCAGCGTGGTCGAGACGCATATCTCGCGCCTGCGCGCCAAGATCGAAAAGCCGTTCGGCGACACGTTGATCCGCACGATCCGAGGGGCGGGCTATGTCTTTGAACCGACTTAG
- a CDS encoding ferric reductase-like transmembrane domain-containing protein, with protein sequence MTKRSLILAAAFLLAHIAVLLPFVPLLAVLPTALGMVSMTSMALSLVLAARWRVVDRITGGPDKSYVAHRWLGFLALAGALGHWGTATSLGAGLVPGLGDAVEEVGTLAASGLLTLSAAAMIRAIPYHLWKASHMLMGPVFLVAAFHTVFVSSPAALGLVPWAIMAGASGLGVLAWAQTLIRKVAPSRLVTVERVVLFDGGGDVTLRAEGKLRAFRPGQFATLAHNRARAEAHPFTIAGGDDTSRRFIIRSAGDWTRSLVDTVQVGDKLRLGRGVGRFLPQTGATRREQLWVAGGVGITPFLAALDRMQPDDGAPVTLIYCTRSRATAGGLACVERHAARLPQVRLIVLSDRNRGGLTAARLQGWMAEMAPACDVYLCGPEGLKALVSEVWAGAGKSGRIHSERFDFRGAYGLTDLIYIGQSMLDSARRTGQTHAPSRS encoded by the coding sequence ATGACGAAACGATCCCTTATTCTGGCGGCCGCCTTTCTGCTGGCCCATATTGCCGTTCTGCTGCCGTTTGTGCCGTTGCTGGCGGTCTTGCCGACCGCGCTTGGCATGGTGTCGATGACGTCCATGGCGCTCTCGCTTGTGTTGGCGGCGCGGTGGCGCGTTGTTGACCGGATCACGGGGGGACCGGACAAGTCCTATGTCGCGCATCGCTGGCTGGGGTTCTTGGCACTTGCGGGTGCGCTTGGGCATTGGGGAACGGCAACATCGCTGGGCGCAGGTCTTGTCCCCGGCCTGGGCGACGCCGTAGAGGAGGTCGGCACGCTGGCCGCTTCGGGGCTGCTGACCCTGTCGGCGGCGGCGATGATCCGCGCAATTCCCTACCACCTGTGGAAGGCGAGCCATATGCTGATGGGGCCTGTATTCCTGGTGGCGGCCTTTCACACGGTGTTCGTTTCCAGCCCCGCAGCCCTGGGTCTGGTGCCCTGGGCCATCATGGCGGGCGCATCGGGTCTGGGCGTGCTGGCCTGGGCGCAGACGCTGATCCGCAAGGTGGCCCCGTCGCGCCTGGTCACGGTAGAGCGGGTCGTCCTCTTCGACGGGGGGGGCGACGTGACCCTGCGGGCCGAAGGCAAGTTGCGCGCCTTCCGCCCCGGTCAATTCGCGACGCTGGCCCACAACCGGGCACGGGCCGAGGCGCACCCCTTTACCATTGCGGGCGGAGACGACACCTCGCGCCGGTTCATCATCCGGTCGGCAGGGGATTGGACGCGGTCGCTGGTCGACACGGTCCAGGTGGGCGACAAGCTGCGCCTGGGGCGCGGGGTCGGGCGGTTCCTGCCGCAGACGGGCGCCACGCGGCGCGAACAGCTCTGGGTGGCGGGCGGTGTGGGGATCACGCCCTTTCTGGCCGCGCTGGACCGGATGCAGCCCGATGACGGGGCGCCTGTCACGCTGATCTACTGCACGCGATCCCGCGCCACGGCCGGCGGCTTGGCCTGCGTTGAACGCCATGCGGCGCGTCTGCCTCAGGTAAGGTTGATCGTCCTCTCCGACCGCAATCGCGGTGGCTTGACCGCCGCGCGCCTCCAAGGCTGGATGGCGGAGATGGCACCCGCGTGCGATGTCTACCTTTGCGGGCCAGAGGGGTTGAAGGCACTGGTGTCAGAGGTTTGGGCGGGTGCCGGCAAATCGGGCCGTATCCATAGCGAACGCTTTGATTTCCGCGGGGCCTACGGATTGACCGACCTGATCTACATCGGCCAATCTATGCTGGATTCCGCCCGCAGAACTGGACAGACCCATGCGCCTTCTCGTTCTTGA
- a CDS encoding cell division protein ZapA: MPDVTIEIGGRAFTVACQDGEEGYLNAAADLLDREAQVLLGTGSRLTQDRMLLMAGLMLADKSISAEEELRTLDRRLAQQSKLLDELQSRPTPEPVEVVREVEVVKEVEKEVVREVLPEGALERLTKLADQAEVLAATVSDRAG, encoded by the coding sequence ATGCCTGACGTCACCATCGAAATCGGCGGTCGCGCCTTTACCGTGGCCTGCCAGGACGGCGAAGAGGGCTATCTGAACGCCGCAGCCGACCTTCTGGACCGCGAGGCGCAGGTGCTGTTGGGCACCGGGTCACGGTTGACCCAGGATCGCATGTTGCTGATGGCCGGGCTGATGCTGGCCGACAAGTCGATCTCAGCCGAGGAAGAGCTGCGCACGCTGGATCGTCGGCTGGCACAGCAGTCCAAGCTGCTCGACGAGTTGCAGAGCCGTCCGACCCCCGAACCGGTAGAGGTCGTGCGAGAAGTCGAGGTGGTCAAGGAAGTCGAGAAAGAGGTCGTGCGCGAGGTGCTGCCCGAAGGCGCGCTGGAGCGTCTGACCAAACTGGCGGATCAGGCCGAGGTTCTGGCCGCGACCGTCTCCGACCGCGCGGGGTAG
- the tkt gene encoding transketolase, with amino-acid sequence MSATPQTPDLDALRAANPGHWRRAAAIRTLTLDAVAAANSGHSGMPMGMADVATVLYEKHLKFDASAPTWPDRDRFVLSAGHGSMLLYSLLHLTGYPEMTLDQLRNFRQLGAITAGHPEFGHAPGIETTTGPLGQGIATAVGMAIAEEVQRARYSKKIVDHHTYVIAGDGCLMEGVSQEAIALAGRLALSKLIVLWDNNGITIDGKVSLSDITDQPMRFRASGWDVIEVDGHDPEAIDAALTQAKTGDKPTMIACKTHIAIGSSAQDTSKGHGALTDPDLIAATKRAYGWDAAPFEIADDLKAEWEEIGRRGASARADWQTRFDAMGTGKRGEFERALAGDAPRRLPATIKALKRQMAESQPKVATRKSSEMVLEVVNPIMAETIGGSADLTGSNNTLTEGLGTFSPEDRAGRYIYYGIREHGMAAAMNGIALHGGARPYGGTFMCFTDYARPSMRLSALMGIPVTYVMTHDSIGLGEDGPTHQPVEHLAISRATPNMNVFRPADTVETAEAWELALTATSTPAVLSLTRQGLPTVRKDFTSKNLTAQGAYVLAEAEGKRMVILMATGSEVEIALKARDLLQADGIGTRVVSMPCWELFEQQDEKYRKRVLPAGPARVAVEAGVRMGWDRWLTGERGNRSKAAFVGMEGFGASAPAGTLYEHFGITPEGVAKAARDLL; translated from the coding sequence ATGAGCGCGACACCCCAGACCCCAGACCTCGACGCCCTGCGGGCCGCAAACCCCGGCCACTGGCGCCGCGCCGCCGCAATCCGCACCCTGACGCTGGATGCCGTCGCCGCCGCGAATTCCGGCCACTCCGGGATGCCGATGGGCATGGCTGACGTCGCCACCGTGCTTTATGAAAAACACCTCAAGTTCGACGCTTCGGCCCCGACCTGGCCCGACCGTGACCGTTTCGTGCTGTCTGCCGGTCACGGGTCGATGCTGCTGTACTCGCTGCTGCACCTGACCGGCTATCCCGAAATGACGCTGGACCAGCTGCGCAACTTCCGCCAGCTGGGCGCGATCACCGCAGGTCACCCGGAATTCGGCCATGCACCGGGCATCGAGACGACGACCGGCCCGCTGGGCCAGGGCATCGCCACCGCCGTCGGCATGGCCATCGCCGAGGAAGTGCAACGCGCCCGCTATTCCAAGAAGATCGTCGATCACCACACCTATGTCATCGCCGGTGACGGTTGCCTGATGGAGGGCGTCAGCCAGGAGGCCATCGCCCTGGCCGGTCGGCTGGCCCTGTCCAAGCTGATCGTGCTTTGGGACAACAACGGCATCACCATCGACGGCAAGGTGTCGCTGTCGGACATCACCGACCAGCCCATGCGCTTCCGTGCCTCCGGCTGGGACGTGATCGAGGTCGATGGCCATGATCCGGAGGCGATCGACGCCGCGCTGACCCAGGCCAAGACGGGTGACAAACCCACCATGATCGCCTGCAAGACCCATATCGCAATCGGGTCGTCCGCGCAGGACACTTCCAAGGGGCACGGTGCCTTGACCGACCCCGACCTGATCGCGGCCACCAAGCGCGCCTATGGCTGGGACGCCGCCCCGTTCGAAATCGCCGACGACCTGAAGGCCGAATGGGAAGAGATCGGCCGCCGCGGTGCCAGCGCCCGCGCCGATTGGCAGACCCGTTTCGACGCCATGGGCACCGGCAAGCGTGGTGAGTTCGAGCGGGCACTGGCGGGCGACGCCCCTCGCCGTCTGCCCGCCACCATCAAGGCGCTGAAGCGTCAGATGGCCGAAAGCCAGCCCAAGGTCGCGACCCGCAAGTCGTCGGAAATGGTGCTGGAGGTCGTGAATCCGATCATGGCCGAGACCATCGGCGGATCCGCCGACCTGACCGGGTCCAACAACACCCTGACCGAGGGCCTGGGCACCTTTTCGCCCGAAGATCGCGCCGGGCGCTACATCTACTACGGGATCCGTGAACACGGCATGGCGGCGGCGATGAACGGCATCGCGCTGCACGGCGGCGCGCGTCCCTACGGCGGCACCTTCATGTGCTTTACCGATTACGCCCGCCCCTCGATGCGTCTGTCGGCCCTGATGGGTATCCCGGTCACCTATGTCATGACCCACGATTCCATCGGCCTTGGCGAAGACGGCCCGACCCACCAACCGGTCGAGCATCTGGCGATCAGCCGCGCGACCCCGAACATGAACGTGTTCCGCCCCGCCGATACCGTGGAAACCGCCGAAGCCTGGGAATTGGCGCTGACCGCGACGTCCACGCCTGCGGTCCTGTCGTTGACCCGTCAGGGCCTGCCGACGGTGCGCAAGGACTTTACGTCCAAGAACCTGACCGCGCAGGGCGCCTATGTCCTGGCCGAGGCCGAGGGCAAGCGCATGGTCATCCTGATGGCCACCGGGTCCGAAGTGGAAATCGCGTTGAAGGCCCGCGATCTGTTGCAGGCCGACGGCATTGGCACGCGCGTCGTATCCATGCCCTGCTGGGAGCTGTTCGAGCAGCAGGACGAAAAGTACCGCAAGCGCGTCCTGCCCGCCGGACCGGCCCGTGTCGCCGTCGAGGCCGGCGTGCGCATGGGTTGGGACCGCTGGCTGACGGGCGAGCGCGGCAACCGGTCCAAGGCGGCCTTTGTGGGGATGGAGGGCTTCGGCGCCTCCGCGCCCGCAGGCACCCTGTACGAGCATTTCGGCATCACCCCCGAGGGCGTCGCAAAGGCCGCGCGCGACCTTTTGTGA